ATTCTGGACTCTGCATCAAAATGATCTTACTATTTTAAAGCAGTTGTTTATCACAACAAGTCTTTTATGACCTTTCACTTCATgactttttctttcatttcagagctgatggaagtgaaggaggagagtgaagaactgagtgaagtggaggaggaacatcatgacaaacctggagaaaaacctttgagtcgctcaaagactaaaaagacatttttaaagaaaagaagagccaagaaatctacaacctgcactcagtgtggaaagagtttcacaaccaaacagaGTCTTTatgttcacatgagagttcatacaggagagaagccgttcacatgtgatcagtgtggaaagagtttcaaacaAAAAGGACATCTTAAGAATCACAAGAgagttcatacaggagagaagccattcacatgtgatcaatgtgggaagagctGCACGCGATCATCAAGCCTTAAAgaacacatgaggatccacaccggAGCGAGaccattcacatgtgatcagtgtgacaAAACATTTTGTGGGGAATCAGCCTTCAAGAAACACCTTCAAGTTCATAcaaaggagaagccacattcatgttctgtgtgtggaaagagtttttcacagcTGCAATGTTTATATAAACATGAGAATATACATACAggtgtgagagagtacatgtgctttcagtgtgagaagacttttactaCAGCAAACCAATTAAAACTGCACCAGATAATTCAcaatggagaaaaaccttacaagtgttcacactgtgacaagagattcagtgtgtcatcacatctgaaaacacatgagaggattcacaatggagaaaaaccttacatgtgttcacactgtgacaagagattcagtgtgtcatcatctctga
The window above is part of the Chanodichthys erythropterus isolate Z2021 chromosome 3, ASM2448905v1, whole genome shotgun sequence genome. Proteins encoded here:
- the LOC137014040 gene encoding zinc finger protein 271-like, which encodes MSDPEPCRMKHTKDTEEQRELMEVKEESEELSEVEEEHHDKPGEKPLSRSKTKKTFLKKRRAKKSTTCTQCGKSFTTKQSLYVHMRVHTGEKPFTCDQCGKSFKQKGHLKNHKRVHTGEKPFTCDQCGKSCTRSSSLKEHMRIHTGARPFTCDQCDKTFCGESAFKKHLQVHTKEKPHSCSVCGKSFSQLQCLYKHENIHTGVREYMCFQCEKTFTTANQLKLHQIIHNGEKPYKCSHCDKRFSVSSHLKTHERIHNGEKPYMCSHCDKRFSVSSSLKTHERIHNREKPYKCSQCDKRFSQSSNLKTHKRIHTGEKPYKCSQCDKRFSQLAHLKTHEKIHSREKQHTCDQCGKSFTIKNQLKIHMKIHAVEKLHHNTLQSQ